The Kiritimatiellia bacterium genome has a segment encoding these proteins:
- a CDS encoding aspartate/glutamate racemase family protein, translated as VEKLRARQDCGAVDVIYFNARPAATLSYTGLPSRGAKTRCLDAALKGILAFEPSVILIACNTLSVLYPDTETARAAQARVVDIVKFGVEMIFEKMVPDSNSRVLILGTPTTIDSDVHRQALIRLGIDGSRMAAQPCAWLPGEIEQAPEGGAVKNLIAGYLAEARQRFEPPAAGRLFAALCCTHFEYSLKIFQKELQRVFQREVAVLNPNARMSAGCFPGLITAARSGAGSAIRIRVFSRVRFEPNRIDAISGMLERKSPLTAAALRNYQHRPDLFDLPGNIA; from the coding sequence CGTTGAAAAACTGCGCGCGCGGCAAGACTGCGGCGCGGTGGACGTGATTTATTTCAACGCCAGGCCCGCGGCAACCCTCTCGTATACCGGCCTCCCTTCCCGCGGGGCGAAGACAAGGTGTTTGGACGCCGCGCTCAAGGGCATCCTGGCGTTTGAGCCCAGCGTGATTTTGATCGCCTGCAACACGCTTTCCGTTTTGTATCCCGACACGGAAACCGCCCGTGCCGCGCAAGCAAGGGTGGTGGATATCGTCAAGTTCGGGGTGGAAATGATTTTTGAAAAAATGGTCCCGGACAGCAACAGCCGGGTGTTGATTCTGGGCACTCCCACCACGATTGATTCAGACGTCCACCGGCAGGCGCTGATCAGGCTCGGCATTGACGGCTCCCGGATGGCGGCGCAGCCCTGCGCCTGGCTGCCGGGTGAAATTGAACAGGCCCCGGAGGGCGGCGCGGTAAAAAACCTGATCGCCGGATATCTTGCGGAGGCCAGACAACGCTTTGAACCGCCGGCCGCCGGCCGGCTGTTTGCCGCGTTGTGTTGCACCCATTTTGAATACAGCCTGAAAATCTTTCAAAAGGAATTGCAACGGGTTTTTCAGCGCGAAGTTGCCGTGCTCAACCCGAACGCGAGGATGAGCGCGGGCTGTTTTCCCGGACTCATTACGGCCGCGCGTTCCGGCGCCGGCTCCGCTATCAGGATCAGGGTTTTTTCACGGGTGCGATTTGAGCCAAACCGGATTGACGCAATCAGCGGCATGCTTGAACGCAAATCTCCGCTGACTGCCGCGGCCCTGCGAAATTATCAGCACCGGCCGGATTTGTTTGATCTGCCCGGAAACATCGCCTAG
- a CDS encoding N-formylglutamate amidohydrolase, whose translation MLPRDSLPSDQGFAYRFRQNSPLLATAIHAGHRVRDELLALMAISEQARRFEEDTATDLLINQCPDIVWGLDSRAEYDLNRPPEAALPLTPEKFWGVRVFAKTPGVEMNRRSMMKYRTFYDFIENHVKNILARHRFCVVFDIHSYNLARQIANGIAHPPVFNVGTAALGRRKPRRLVKAWLQALARVSIPGVKTTVAENLVFRGRGEFCRRLGALDKRVLVLPTEVAKIYMDERTGKLFPARINAIAAQLAGIVKGWEK comes from the coding sequence ATGTTGCCGAGAGATTCATTACCATCCGATCAGGGTTTTGCGTATCGTTTCAGGCAAAACTCGCCCTTGCTGGCAACCGCAATTCATGCCGGCCACCGCGTCCGCGATGAGCTGCTGGCGTTGATGGCAATTTCAGAACAGGCGCGCCGGTTTGAGGAGGATACGGCCACGGATTTGCTGATCAACCAGTGTCCCGATATTGTCTGGGGGCTGGATTCGCGCGCGGAATATGATCTCAATCGGCCGCCCGAAGCGGCCCTGCCGCTTACCCCCGAAAAATTCTGGGGCGTCCGGGTTTTTGCCAAAACGCCAGGCGTTGAAATGAACCGCCGCAGCATGATGAAATACCGCACCTTTTATGATTTCATTGAAAACCACGTGAAAAATATTCTCGCGCGGCACAGATTTTGCGTGGTTTTTGACATCCATTCCTACAACCTGGCGCGCCAGATCGCCAACGGCATCGCGCATCCCCCGGTCTTTAATGTGGGCACCGCCGCCCTGGGCCGCCGCAAACCCCGGCGGCTTGTCAAGGCCTGGCTGCAGGCGCTGGCGCGCGTGAGCATTCCGGGCGTCAAGACAACGGTCGCGGAAAACCTCGTGTTCCGGGGCCGGGGCGAATTCTGCCGGCGTTTGGGCGCCCTGGACAAACGCGTGCTGGTGCTGCCGACCGAGGTGGCCAAAATCTACATGGACGAGCGTACCGGAAAACTGTTTCCCGCCAGAATTAACGCCATCGCGGCGCAATTGGCTGGAATTGTGAAGGGCTGGGAGAAATAA